Proteins co-encoded in one Glandiceps talaboti chromosome 22, keGlaTala1.1, whole genome shotgun sequence genomic window:
- the LOC144452223 gene encoding la-related protein 7-like, giving the protein MGNEKELKFKDKSSGRVKEHSEVVSESKTEARNKRKRIKFLTSQIRDQLEFYFGDANLRKDRFLKQYIEKNKDGLVDISILLSFNKLKSMTDDEKVIIRAAKASNKLKVSSDEKQIGRIQPLTPPKYDIDDVTVYVECIPPNATHEWLKSVFSCCGKVTYVSIPKYKSTNDIKGFAFVEFETPGEADRACQMLNNPPQDIVGRPGKFPKTRAGKIISSSHHATSEIVQNIQIRDRDRQDSFRSKDEDDKQHKKRVEEKDEHHKKRTGGEDGDDDGVNARKEEKQGKKRKRQQSEGEAQEDIVKSTKKREYDSDSCLEKKKAKKEERHKHHESQETDKPKGVDKKDVKHSEHRTSHVEHESKGDKHESKQSHDKERRHEKERHHETHAEKHQKHKRHHHHGDSDHDEASEKKRTRKHDEHGDDHDHVKHGRKRKHTDDLNRDELKRTHREFKDEGERDMSSKRKRKRHKQKMKLKDKMEMPKLRVLPKREWLELRKEYLQLQKANMAQLKKDMAAITSNGSKDEGGEMKDSKARPTEIPFTEGVVIKFNSNKAFATKRILRELLASIAPIAYIDMKDGDAEGHVRFQTPEGAEQVVQQFCEAGQESKLFTSLLTGEEEKQYWQKMNSDRNTKLNSGKNNKRAKKKGLEKVLSKASRLSTASVGSGSHIRFDDDD; this is encoded by the exons ATGGGAAATGAGAAAGAGCTGAAGTTCAAGGATAAATCATCTGGGAGGGTGAAAGAACACTCTGAAGTGGTATCTGAATCTAAAACAGAAGCAAGAAACAAGAGGAAACGTATCAAGTTTTTGACCTCCCAAATCAGAGATCAGTTAGAGTTTTATTTTGGTGACGCCAATCTACGTAAAGATAGATTTTTGAAGCAGTATATTGAAAAGAATAAAGATGGATTGGTAGATATATCAATACTTCTGAGTTTTAACAAACTGAAGTCGATGACAGACGATGAAAAAGTTATCATCAGAGCTGCCAAAGCATCAAATAAACTTAAG GTTAGCAGTGATGAGAAACAGATAGGAAGAATTCAACCTTTGACCCCTCCAAAGTATGATATTGATGATGTCACAGTTTATGTG GAATGTATTCCACCAAATGCTACTCATGAATGGTTGAAGTCTGTGTTTAGTTGCTGTGGTAAAGTAACTTATGTCAGTATACCCAAGTATAAAAGCACTAACGATATCAAAGGGTTTGCTTTTGTTGAGTTTGAGACGCCAGGAGAAGCAGACAGGGCATGTCAG ATGTTGAATAATCCTCCTCAAGACATCGTGGGTAGACCAGGAAAATTTCCCAAAACAAGGGCTGGGAAAATTATCAGCAGTTCTCACCATGCGACAAGTGAAATTGTACAGAATATACAAATTAGAGATAGGGACAGACAGGACAGCTTCAGAAGTAAAGACGAAGATGATAAACAACACAAGAAACGTGTCGAAGAAAAGGATGAACATCATAAGAAAAGAACAGGAGGTGAAGATGGTGATGACGATGGAGTTAATGCAAGGAAAGAGGAAAAACAGGGAAAGAAAAGGAAACGGCAACAAAGTGAAGGAGAAGCTCAAGAAGACATCGTGAAATCTACAAAGAAAAGAGAATATGACAGTGACTCTTGTCTTGAAAAGAAGAAGGCAAAAAAAGAGGAACGTCATAAACATCATGAGAGTCAAGAAACAGACAAACCGAAGGGAGTTGATAAAAAAGATGTTAAACATAGTGAACATAGAACATCTCATGTTGAACATGAAAGCAAAGGAGATAAACACGAGAGTAAACAGTCACATGATAAAGAACGTAGACATGAGAAAGAGAGACATCATGAAACACATGCtgaaaaacatcaaaaacaTAAAAGACATCATCACCATGGTGATAGTGATCATGATGAAGCGTCTGAAAAGAAACGAACACGGAAACATGATGAACATGGTGATGACCATGATCATGTAAAACATGGAAGGAAAAGGAAACATACTGACGACCTCAACAGAGATGAATTGAAGAGGACACACAGAGAGTTTAAAGATGAAGGGGAGAGAGATATGTCATCTAAAAGAAAAAGGAAGAGacacaaacagaaaatgaaattgaaagataaaatgGAAATGCCAAAACTGAGAGTCCTACCAAA GAGAGAATGGCTTGAACTGAGGAAGGAGTACCTACAACTCCAGAAAGCAAACATGGCTCAGCTAAAGAAAGATATGGCTGCCATTACAAGCAACGGTAGCAAAGATGAGGGAGGAGAGATGAAAGACAGCAAAGCCAGACCCACAGAAATACCATTTACAGAGGGGGTTGTCATCAAATTTAACAGCAACAAAGCCTTTGCCACCAAACGAATCCTTAGG GAACTGTTGGCTAGTATTGCACCAATTGCATACATTGACATGAAGGATGGCGATGCAGAGGGACATGTCAGGTTCCAAACACCAGAGGGCGCTGAGCAAGTTGTTCAACAGTTCTGTGAAGCTGGTCAAGAAAGTAAACTCTTCACATCATTGTTAACAG